From one Lolium rigidum isolate FL_2022 chromosome 4, APGP_CSIRO_Lrig_0.1, whole genome shotgun sequence genomic stretch:
- the LOC124650372 gene encoding wall-associated receptor kinase 1-like, protein MAPLSKLVQYSQLLSILLLLVATVISQHVAAAAHELQGRPRQGMMGRPGCRDKCGGMSIPFPFGMDKPGCFLPGFEVTCNTSFTPPRAFLAYNHNDPPYQAIYRCKFGTDTSGCKYTYQPVELFGISLETNEVRVYGGVTSRCFTSEAAGLTKGQYMELDRAGPFLLSPRDDLVGVGWNVKSSMSYQIKPYPDLLSCTSNDPFRVTAPTGSCSGLGCCRVALPPPWPTMPVIETAVILEEAVAGDNTFWKYNPCSYGMVVEGSWYNFTAEDMAGYEVLSKKLTRGFPLVLDFAIRNGSCQRDGCPSGNSSCANAAYDSEGYVCKCKEHYHGNPYIANGCQAVKVHMAGKA, encoded by the exons ATGGCTCCGCTGTCGAAACTGGTCCAGTATTCTCAGCTGCTATCGATCCTACTCCTCCTTGTAGCAACAGTGATCTCACAGCACGTCGCGGCTGCCGCTCATGAACTACAAGGCCGGCCGCGGCAGGGGATGATGGGACGTCCGGGTTGCCGGGACAAGTGCGGCGGCATGAGCATCCCGTTTCCCTTCGGCATGGACAAGCCCGGCTGCTTCCTCCCCGGCTTCGAGGTCACCTGCAACACCTCCTTCACTCCGCCTCGCGCCTTCCTCGCCTACAACCACAACGACCCGCCGTACCAGGCGATTTACCGGTGCAAATTCGGCACCGACACCTCAGGCTGCAAGTACACGTACCAGCCGGTCGAGCTGTTCGGCATATCGCTCGAGACCAACGAGGTGCGCGTGTACGGCGGCGTCACCTCCCGGTGCTTCACGAGCGAAGCCGCGGGCCTAACCAAGGGCCAATACATGGAGCTGGACAGGGCGGGGCCGTTCCTCCTGTCCCCGCGCGACGACCTCGTCGGCGTCGGCTGGAACGTCAAGTCCTCCATGTCCTACCAGATCAAGCCCTACCCGGACCTTCTCTCCTGCACCTCAAACGACCCCTTCCGGGTCACCGCCCCGACCGGATCCTGCTCCGGCCTCGGCTGCTGCCGGGTCGCCctgccgccgccgtggccgactATGCCTGTCATCGAGACCGCGGTCATCCTAGAGGAGGCAGTGGCTGGCGACAACACTTTCTGGAAATACAATCCATGCTCCTATGGCATGGTGGTGGAGGGGTCCTGGTACAACTTCACTGCCGAGGACATGGCCGGCTACGAGGTGCTCTCTAAGAAGCTCACCAGGGGCTTCCCTTTGGTGCTTGATTTCGCCATCAGGAACGGCTCCTGCCAGCGCGACGGCTGCCCCAGCGGCAACAGTTCCTGTGCCAATGCAGCCTATGACTCCGAAGGCTACGTCTGCAAGTGCAAAGAGCATTACCATGGCAATCCCTACATCGCCAATGGATGCCAAG CGGTCAAGGTGCATATGGCCGGCAAAGCGTGA
- the LOC124707609 gene encoding probable histone H2A.4: MESGAKATKKTGAAGRRGGGGPKKKSVSRSVKAGLQFPVGRIGRYLKLGRYAKRIGSGAPVYLAAVLEYLAAEVLELAGNAAKDNKKNRITPRHVLLAVRNDQELGKLLAGVTIAHGGVLPNINPVLLPKKTAAAAAKEAKPAKEKTKSPRKAPAKKAADS, from the exons ATGGAGTCGGGAGCAAAGGCGACGAAGAAGACCGGCGCGGCCgggcgccggggcggcggcgggccgaAGAAGAAGTCCGTCTCCCGCTCCGTCAAGGCcggcctccagttccccgtcggccgcATCGGGCGCTACCTCAAGCTGGGACGCTACGCCAAGCGCATCGGCAGCGGCGCCCCCGTCTACCTCGCCGCCGTCCTCGAGTACCTCGCCGCCGAG GTCCTCGAGCTGGCGGGGAACGCGGCCAAGGACAACAAGAAGAACCGGATCACCCCGCGGCACGTGCTGCTCGCGGTCCGCAACGACCAGGAGCTCGGGAAGCTGCTCGCCGGCGTCACCATCGCGCACGGAGGGGTGCTGCCCAACATCAACCCCGTGCTGCTCCCCAAGAAGACCGCCGCGGCGGCTGCCAAGGAAGCCAAGCCGGCCAAGGAGAAGACCAAGTCGCCCAGGAAGGCCCCCGCCAAGAAGGCGGCCGACTCTTAG